One genomic region from Bacillota bacterium encodes:
- a CDS encoding amidinotransferase, with protein sequence MARVLMCPPDHYDLRYEINAWMHLENKPDLPLAARQWRMLYEQVQRLAQVELVAPAPECPDMVFTANAGLMVGEKTVLLSRFRHPERQPEEPHFRRWFEEHGYTVLTMPEDCPFEGEGDILWAGKRYLAGYRKRTEMCAHRIAADILQQEVLSLELIDDRWYHLDTALFVLDAHTVVYYPGAFDPYARRVIEEHYHTLYVTQEEALRFACNSVVIGNTVWMPDGCWLLKSLLERKGYSVVPIPMSEFIKSGGACKCLVMFLER encoded by the coding sequence ATGGCACGGGTACTGATGTGTCCACCCGACCACTACGACCTGCGCTACGAGATTAACGCCTGGATGCATCTGGAGAACAAGCCCGACCTGCCCCTTGCCGCCCGACAGTGGAGAATGCTGTACGAACAGGTTCAGAGGCTGGCACAGGTGGAGCTGGTCGCTCCTGCCCCCGAGTGCCCCGATATGGTCTTCACCGCCAACGCGGGGTTGATGGTGGGCGAAAAAACGGTGCTGCTCAGTCGCTTCCGCCATCCCGAACGCCAGCCCGAGGAACCGCACTTCCGCCGCTGGTTCGAGGAGCACGGTTACACGGTGCTCACTATGCCCGAAGATTGCCCGTTCGAGGGCGAGGGCGACATCCTGTGGGCAGGCAAGCGTTACCTGGCGGGCTACCGAAAACGCACGGAGATGTGCGCCCATCGCATCGCAGCGGATATTCTTCAGCAGGAGGTGCTTTCGCTGGAGCTGATAGACGATCGCTGGTATCATCTGGACACCGCGCTGTTTGTGCTGGACGCGCACACGGTGGTGTACTATCCGGGCGCGTTCGACCCTTATGCCCGCCGCGTGATAGAGGAACACTACCACACCCTGTATGTGACGCAGGAAGAGGCTCTGCGCTTCGCCTGCAACAGCGTGGTGATTGGCAACACCGTATGGATGCCCGATGGCTGCTGGCTACTGAAAAGCCTGCTGGAGCGCAAGGGCTATTCGGTGGTACCGATACCGATGAGCGAGTTTATCAAAAGCGGCGGCGCGTGCAAGTGCCTGGTGATGTTTTTAGAGAGGTAA
- a CDS encoding TIGR00300 family protein, giving the protein MYTELITLDGHIIDSLTLSKVLDILVAAGVDYEIREFRIGKSHDEPSHAEILVIAPSEESLQRALHEVQQHGALISQDDASLQPAPQDGVFPEGFYSTTNLETFVRVEGTWIPVERIEMDCGIRVTRTESGWWAECVPLHWARKGDLFVVGSAGVRVTPMPRREAESVFHFMGSEVSLEKPKTRIVQAVARAVRETKMRGQKVLFVGGPAIVHTGAAPYLERLIRSGWIDVLFAGNALATHDIERVLYGTSLGVALETGVPETHGHEHHLRAINTIRAAGGIRQAVEKGILKGGIMHACVVAGVHYVLAGSIRDDGPLPDVITDTVQAQDAMREAIRDVGLALMVATTLHSIATGNLLPASVTTFCIDANADTVIKLTDRGSHQAFGIVTDCAFFLKELATQLCGED; this is encoded by the coding sequence ATGTACACCGAACTGATTACGCTCGACGGGCACATCATCGACTCGCTGACGCTGTCGAAGGTGCTGGATATTCTGGTGGCGGCGGGTGTGGACTACGAGATACGCGAGTTCCGCATCGGCAAATCGCACGACGAGCCCAGTCACGCGGAGATACTGGTCATCGCGCCCAGTGAGGAGAGCCTGCAACGTGCCCTGCACGAAGTGCAGCAACACGGCGCGCTCATCTCTCAGGACGACGCCAGCCTGCAACCCGCTCCGCAGGACGGCGTGTTTCCCGAAGGCTTCTACTCCACCACCAATCTCGAGACCTTCGTGCGCGTGGAGGGCACGTGGATACCCGTGGAACGCATTGAGATGGACTGCGGCATCCGTGTTACCCGCACCGAATCGGGTTGGTGGGCGGAGTGCGTTCCCCTGCACTGGGCGCGAAAGGGCGACCTGTTTGTGGTGGGTAGCGCAGGCGTTCGGGTAACCCCCATGCCCCGACGCGAGGCGGAGAGCGTGTTCCACTTCATGGGCAGTGAGGTCTCTCTCGAAAAGCCCAAGACGCGCATCGTGCAGGCGGTGGCACGCGCTGTGCGCGAAACCAAAATGCGAGGGCAAAAGGTGCTGTTCGTGGGCGGACCCGCGATTGTGCATACGGGTGCGGCACCCTATCTGGAGCGACTGATTCGCAGCGGCTGGATCGACGTGCTTTTCGCAGGCAACGCGCTGGCGACGCACGACATCGAGCGCGTGCTATACGGCACCTCGCTGGGCGTTGCCCTGGAGACGGGCGTGCCCGAAACACACGGACACGAACACCATCTGCGGGCGATTAACACCATCCGCGCAGCAGGCGGCATCCGTCAGGCAGTGGAGAAAGGCATCCTGAAGGGCGGCATCATGCACGCCTGCGTGGTGGCGGGAGTTCACTACGTGCTGGCAGGCAGTATCCGCGATGACGGACCGCTTCCCGACGTCATCACCGACACGGTGCAGGCACAGGATGCCATGCGCGAAGCTATCCGCGACGTGGGGCTGGCGCTGATGGTGGCCACCACCCTGCACTCCATCGCCACGGGTAACCTGCTTCCTGCTTCGGTCACTACCTTCTGCATCGACGCCAACGCCGATACCGTCATCAAATTGACAGACCGCGGCTCGCATCAGGCGTTCGGCATCGTTACCGACTGCGCTTTCTTCTTGAAAGAGCTGGCGACGCAGCTGTGCGGAGAGGATTGA
- a CDS encoding Cof-type HAD-IIB family hydrolase codes for MKSLPFNLVAVDLDGTLADEQNRCSPIDLRAMHAVAQRGAYVVIASGRMHAATERFWHEAALNAPILSYNGAMVKHPRDGFIWFHLTVPAAFADAIVDFCETHGYHLNYYLNDHLYVKEETPWSQLYHQRTGSIIEPAGSLTRFRGQSPTKLILIDTPETTDKLREQFLQRFGERLNIIKSNDEYLEFMHPAANKARTLQRLAYQLGVPRERVLAIGDGNNDIPMLRWAGYAVAMGNAKPAVKALAHRIAPSIEQNGLAVALVDIFKLDEKEVFDP; via the coding sequence ATGAAATCTCTTCCTTTCAATCTGGTCGCAGTGGATTTAGACGGCACGCTGGCGGATGAGCAGAACCGCTGTTCCCCCATCGACCTGCGGGCGATGCACGCGGTGGCGCAGCGGGGGGCATACGTGGTCATCGCCTCCGGCAGGATGCACGCCGCCACCGAACGCTTCTGGCATGAGGCAGCTCTGAACGCCCCCATCCTTTCTTACAACGGCGCGATGGTCAAACACCCGCGAGATGGCTTCATCTGGTTCCACCTCACCGTGCCAGCCGCCTTCGCCGATGCCATCGTGGATTTTTGCGAGACGCACGGCTACCACCTGAACTACTACCTGAACGACCACCTGTACGTGAAAGAGGAGACGCCGTGGTCGCAGCTGTACCACCAGCGCACAGGCTCAATCATTGAACCAGCAGGTAGCCTCACACGCTTTCGGGGACAGTCGCCGACCAAACTCATCCTCATTGACACCCCCGAAACGACCGATAAATTGCGGGAACAGTTCCTGCAACGTTTCGGCGAGCGGCTGAACATCATCAAGAGCAACGATGAGTATCTGGAGTTTATGCATCCGGCAGCGAACAAGGCGCGCACCCTGCAAAGGCTGGCGTATCAGCTGGGCGTGCCGCGCGAGCGGGTGCTGGCTATCGGCGACGGCAACAACGATATCCCGATGCTACGCTGGGCGGGCTATGCAGTGGCGATGGGCAACGCCAAACCCGCCGTGAAAGCGCTGGCGCACCGCATTGCCCCGTCGATAGAGCAAAACGGGCTGGCGGTCGCACTCGTCGATATATTCAAACTGGATGAGAAGGAGGTTTTCGATCCTTGA
- a CDS encoding GntR family transcriptional regulator, with translation MSIQVVDRNNPLPRYVQAMLIIQQRIRSGKYRPGERIPGERDLAVELRVSQMTMNRALMELAKEGWIRREHGKGTFVPENFCPPPPEVLQIGVVAHIPAEHALEDFYLGSLFRGMQRAIVNTSVSLSILEVPADEIEKIGEALLDGLLVLDMLEQNVEKVNQLYRAGLKMVVLGASWEGLEVPFVDSDNVAGTRAALEHLISLGHRRIGGVFALPRTCNTQDRLRTFQQTLQERGTPPDDTFVLMEEEATSISQPGREKIRQILRSSARPTAFFCGGYYLALEVMRIAREEGLDIPEDLSVVGFDDPVSAALLSPPLTTVRQPLDEMGRVATEMLLEWLKNTAPPRHGVVLPAQLMVRQSTTSPGGNT, from the coding sequence ATGAGCATTCAAGTTGTGGACAGGAACAATCCACTACCGCGCTACGTTCAGGCGATGCTGATTATCCAGCAGCGCATCCGTTCGGGCAAGTATCGCCCGGGCGAGCGCATCCCTGGCGAGCGCGACCTGGCAGTAGAGCTGCGCGTCAGCCAGATGACCATGAACCGGGCGCTCATGGAACTGGCGAAGGAAGGCTGGATACGGCGTGAGCACGGTAAAGGAACCTTTGTGCCGGAGAACTTCTGCCCACCGCCTCCCGAGGTATTACAAATCGGGGTGGTGGCGCACATCCCCGCCGAACACGCTCTGGAAGACTTTTATCTCGGCTCGCTCTTTCGGGGGATGCAACGCGCCATTGTCAACACTTCTGTCAGTCTGTCTATCCTCGAGGTGCCCGCGGACGAGATAGAAAAAATCGGTGAAGCGCTTCTGGACGGCTTGCTGGTGCTGGATATGCTGGAGCAGAACGTGGAAAAGGTCAACCAGCTTTATCGGGCAGGGTTGAAGATGGTGGTTCTCGGTGCTTCCTGGGAAGGGTTGGAGGTGCCCTTTGTGGATAGCGACAACGTCGCGGGTACCCGTGCGGCTCTGGAACATCTCATCAGCCTGGGGCACCGACGCATCGGAGGTGTGTTTGCTCTGCCCCGTACCTGCAACACTCAGGACCGTCTTCGAACTTTCCAGCAAACCCTGCAAGAACGAGGCACGCCGCCAGACGATACTTTCGTCCTGATGGAAGAAGAGGCGACCTCGATATCGCAGCCCGGGCGCGAAAAGATACGGCAGATACTTCGCTCTTCCGCTCGCCCGACCGCTTTCTTCTGCGGAGGCTATTATCTCGCATTGGAAGTCATGCGCATCGCGCGCGAGGAGGGCTTGGATATACCGGAAGACCTTTCGGTGGTGGGCTTCGATGACCCGGTATCTGCGGCTCTGTTAAGCCCACCTTTGACGACTGTGCGTCAGCCTCTGGATGAGATGGGGCGTGTGGCCACAGAGATGCTTCTCGAATGGCTGAAGAATACGGCACCACCCCGCCATGGCGTCGTGTTGCCTGCGCAACTGATGGTGCGTCAGTCTACCACGTCGCCGGGCGGTAACACATAA
- a CDS encoding DUF1559 domain-containing protein has product MHRKKQSFAFTLIELLVVIAIIAILAAILFPVFAQARAKARQTVCLSNLKQLGTATMMYAQDYDETLWWQAFPGCYTDPNTGQTVNQLYFPDQLYPYVKSAAIFKEPDFSGYPWLAYCCFAPSPNVTSLEDYRLGYGYNELLMGGSLRFGGWPLAAINEPAEIGVLADGYMPWNSYIGYYLDAGDGIKRTYWLSSDQQTWFYGPPRHNNGANFMFADGHAKWVRVTLTRESPVFWGYYKVRLHPTEP; this is encoded by the coding sequence ATGCATCGCAAAAAACAGAGTTTCGCCTTTACGCTGATTGAGCTGCTGGTAGTTATCGCGATTATCGCGATACTCGCAGCCATCCTATTCCCCGTGTTTGCCCAGGCACGGGCTAAAGCCCGGCAGACCGTGTGCCTGTCCAACCTCAAGCAGCTGGGAACCGCGACCATGATGTACGCCCAGGATTACGACGAGACCCTGTGGTGGCAGGCATTCCCCGGTTGCTATACCGACCCGAACACGGGACAGACGGTCAACCAGCTGTATTTCCCGGACCAGCTGTACCCCTACGTGAAGAGCGCAGCCATTTTCAAGGAACCGGACTTTAGCGGTTATCCCTGGCTGGCGTACTGCTGCTTCGCTCCATCGCCTAACGTGACAAGCCTGGAGGACTACCGTCTGGGCTATGGCTACAACGAGTTGCTGATGGGAGGTAGCCTGCGATTCGGCGGCTGGCCGCTGGCAGCGATTAACGAACCCGCCGAAATCGGTGTGCTGGCAGATGGCTACATGCCCTGGAACAGCTACATCGGTTATTACCTGGATGCGGGCGACGGCATCAAGCGCACCTACTGGCTCAGCAGTGACCAGCAAACCTGGTTCTATGGTCCGCCCCGCCATAACAACGGTGCAAACTTCATGTTCGCGGACGGGCACGCGAAATGGGTGCGAGTCACGCTGACCAGAGAGAGTCCGGTATTCTGGGGCTACTACAAAGTACGTCTCCATCCCACCGAACCCTGA
- a CDS encoding glycosyltransferase family 4 protein, which produces MSRLAQGRTVVFVSTYPPVQCGIATFTRDLANAVELHGWTPLVIPVDRGDVDYADQRVIWRIRKERVEDYEQAAHFLNRLQPAAVSLQHEFGLFAGEMGEEVLRFVRALRVPLFVTLHTIEPQPRDIMKRILRELVTHAQGVMVMSHTAIRLLKQVYHVPTHHVRTIPHGAPDVPFTSTEVAKSKLGLEGRKIVSTFGLISRGKGIEDVITALQDVVPHHPDVLYLILGQTHPNVRAYEGETYRESLLALVEQLGLQNNVRFVNSYLTQEALLRYLAATDIYITPYPNPGQISSGTLTYALACGCAVVSTPYLYAQELLADGRGVLVPFRNPKAIAEALNRLLSDDAYREGLRRKAYQYSRHTTWTSVGAQFGLWLSRATLAYYATAMPYPGHYLSPAYAPAGDTAQPVATSERLSDAV; this is translated from the coding sequence ATGAGCCGTCTTGCGCAAGGACGTACCGTCGTGTTCGTGAGTACCTATCCACCTGTGCAGTGTGGGATAGCCACCTTCACCCGGGATTTAGCCAATGCTGTAGAACTTCACGGATGGACACCGCTGGTGATTCCCGTAGATAGAGGCGATGTGGACTATGCCGACCAGCGGGTCATCTGGCGAATCCGCAAAGAGCGGGTGGAAGACTACGAGCAAGCGGCGCACTTTCTGAACCGCCTGCAACCCGCTGCGGTGAGTTTGCAGCACGAGTTTGGTTTGTTCGCGGGCGAGATGGGTGAGGAGGTCTTGCGCTTTGTGCGTGCGCTGCGCGTGCCGCTGTTTGTCACACTGCACACCATAGAGCCGCAGCCGCGCGACATCATGAAGCGCATCCTGCGGGAGCTCGTGACGCACGCACAGGGCGTGATGGTAATGTCGCATACTGCCATTCGGTTGTTGAAGCAGGTATACCATGTGCCCACGCACCATGTGCGTACGATCCCGCACGGCGCACCTGATGTGCCGTTTACCAGCACCGAAGTCGCCAAGAGCAAGCTGGGTCTGGAGGGCAGAAAAATCGTCTCTACTTTCGGACTCATCAGCCGGGGGAAAGGCATCGAGGACGTGATTACTGCCCTGCAGGATGTGGTGCCGCATCATCCTGACGTGCTGTATCTGATACTCGGGCAGACCCATCCGAACGTGCGTGCCTATGAGGGCGAGACCTATCGCGAGTCGCTGCTGGCGCTGGTAGAGCAGCTGGGTCTGCAGAACAATGTCCGGTTTGTCAACAGCTATCTGACGCAGGAAGCTCTGCTGCGTTACCTCGCCGCAACCGATATCTATATTACGCCCTATCCCAACCCGGGGCAGATTTCCAGCGGCACACTGACCTATGCCCTGGCGTGCGGGTGTGCCGTGGTGTCTACGCCGTACCTGTATGCGCAGGAACTGCTGGCAGATGGCAGAGGCGTACTGGTTCCATTCCGCAACCCGAAGGCTATCGCAGAAGCGTTGAATCGCCTGCTGAGCGATGATGCCTATCGCGAGGGGTTGCGCCGCAAAGCGTATCAATACAGCCGACACACCACGTGGACATCCGTGGGGGCGCAGTTCGGTCTGTGGCTGAGCCGGGCAACTCTGGCTTATTACGCCACAGCGATGCCATATCCGGGGCACTATCTGTCGCCAGCGTACGCGCCGGCTGGTGATACCGCTCAACCCGTTGCGACATCGGAGCGGTTGTCCGATGCGGTTTGA
- a CDS encoding metallophosphoesterase has product MKIGIMADSHDNLPKIRAAMELFAREGVGLILHAGDFVAPFAVRAMHGAPCRVLAVFGNNDGERVGLAKAFEAIGEVHPRIATAEVDGKRIGMVHQDELVAPIAAGNAFDLLVYGHTHRLDIRREGQTLIINPGEVGGWLTAKCTLVTLDTEQMEPKVWEV; this is encoded by the coding sequence ATGAAGATAGGCATCATGGCGGACAGCCACGACAACCTGCCCAAAATCCGCGCGGCGATGGAGCTGTTTGCGCGGGAGGGAGTGGGGCTTATCCTGCACGCAGGCGATTTTGTCGCGCCGTTTGCGGTGCGGGCGATGCATGGTGCGCCCTGCCGGGTGCTGGCGGTGTTCGGCAATAACGACGGCGAGCGGGTGGGGCTGGCGAAGGCGTTTGAAGCCATCGGCGAGGTGCATCCGCGCATCGCCACGGCGGAGGTGGACGGCAAGCGCATCGGCATGGTGCATCAGGACGAGCTGGTCGCGCCCATCGCCGCCGGCAACGCCTTTGACCTGCTGGTCTACGGGCACACGCATCGGCTGGACATCCGCCGCGAAGGGCAAACGCTCATCATCAACCCCGGCGAGGTGGGCGGCTGGCTCACCGCTAAATGCACCCTCGTCACCCTCGACACCGAACAGATGGAGCCAAAAGTGTGGGAGGTGTGA
- a CDS encoding MBL fold metallo-hydrolase, producing the protein MTCITVWDGADCVGGNKILLQDRDLTLWLDFGQNLSRLMEYYEEFIKPQKSRGLYELFVMGLLPPVRGIYHERFLEDYRFDEWQAQLEQVDGVLLSHAHLDHAGDLQYLRGDIPLICSAESALLLRALQDMGKEDSGTILVRRFEQKNGEFQTLAWNRKETPIATFRSVYTVDNEPEGAQDFWTQLPEGRQEKCEVLPLWTLGGTVNGHRVRFFPVDHSIPGAGAWAVETDAGWVVYTGDLRFRGERRHLTEQFLQEAAKLQPVALLIEGTRISRTGSGYTEDDVQARLAELLSQHSDRLVVANFSMTHLERLLRVWQCARDSGRQLVVNPKGLYLLHVWRISGREMPLEDGSLRLYQGVGKPPSEAWEKTLHQHYGNLCLTAQELARSPQDYLLCFGYFDLNELPYLKVNDGVWIQSFSEPMTEEQRIDDARLNRWLQRFGLIRYPTHGNADDESVPLHVSGHASGEELAHVVETIRPRKLIPVHTQEPAVFSERFSGICEVVIPQAGKEMVL; encoded by the coding sequence ATGACCTGCATCACCGTCTGGGACGGCGCGGACTGCGTGGGGGGCAATAAAATCCTGCTACAAGACCGCGACCTGACGCTGTGGCTGGACTTCGGGCAGAACCTCAGCCGCCTGATGGAATACTACGAGGAGTTCATCAAGCCACAGAAATCGCGTGGGCTGTACGAGCTGTTCGTGATGGGCTTGCTGCCGCCAGTGCGCGGCATCTACCACGAACGCTTTCTGGAGGATTATCGCTTCGACGAGTGGCAGGCCCAGCTGGAGCAGGTGGATGGGGTACTGCTCTCCCACGCTCATCTCGACCATGCGGGCGACCTGCAATACCTGCGCGGGGACATCCCCCTGATTTGCTCCGCCGAAAGTGCGTTGCTGTTGCGTGCCCTGCAGGATATGGGCAAAGAGGACAGCGGCACCATCCTTGTGCGTCGCTTCGAGCAGAAAAACGGGGAGTTCCAGACGCTGGCATGGAACCGCAAGGAGACCCCCATCGCCACTTTCCGGTCGGTATACACGGTGGATAATGAACCGGAGGGGGCGCAAGATTTCTGGACGCAGTTGCCCGAAGGACGTCAGGAGAAATGCGAGGTGTTGCCATTGTGGACTCTGGGCGGGACTGTGAACGGGCATCGCGTGCGATTCTTTCCCGTAGACCACTCCATCCCCGGCGCGGGGGCGTGGGCGGTCGAAACCGACGCGGGTTGGGTGGTATACACCGGCGACCTGCGCTTCCGAGGCGAGCGACGCCACCTCACCGAACAGTTCCTGCAGGAGGCGGCGAAACTGCAGCCTGTGGCGTTGCTGATAGAGGGCACACGCATCAGCCGAACGGGCTCGGGCTACACGGAAGACGATGTGCAGGCGCGCCTTGCTGAGCTGCTGTCGCAGCACTCTGACCGTCTGGTGGTGGCGAACTTCTCCATGACCCATCTGGAACGGCTGCTGCGCGTGTGGCAGTGCGCCCGCGACAGCGGCAGGCAGCTGGTGGTAAACCCAAAAGGCCTGTACCTGCTCCATGTGTGGCGAATCAGCGGGCGCGAGATGCCTCTGGAGGACGGCTCGCTGAGGCTGTATCAGGGCGTGGGCAAACCGCCCTCCGAGGCATGGGAAAAAACTCTGCACCAGCACTACGGCAACCTGTGCCTCACCGCGCAGGAGCTCGCCCGCTCGCCGCAGGACTACCTGCTGTGCTTCGGCTACTTCGACCTCAACGAGCTGCCCTACCTGAAAGTGAACGACGGCGTGTGGATACAATCCTTCAGCGAACCAATGACCGAAGAGCAGCGCATCGACGACGCCCGCCTGAACCGCTGGCTGCAACGGTTCGGCCTCATCCGCTACCCCACGCACGGCAACGCCGACGACGAGAGCGTGCCGCTGCACGTCTCCGGGCACGCTTCGGGAGAGGAGCTGGCACATGTGGTGGAGACCATCCGCCCCCGCAAACTCATCCCGGTGCATACACAGGAACCCGCTGTCTTTTCGGAGCGGTTTTCGGGTATATGTGAAGTGGTGATTCCACAGGCTGGCAAGGAGATGGTGCTATGA
- a CDS encoding sulfurtransferase — MSAGITHPDVLVSTDWVAQHLGDESIRLVEVDVDTSAYDSGHIPGAIGFNWQTQLQHRVRRDIITREEFEQLLSESGIGNDHTVVLYGDNNNWFAAYAFWLFSIYGHEKLYLMDGGRKKWVAEGRPLTTEVPHYPRTQYHAKEPNVALRAYSAQVMQAINNPQVALVDVRSPQEFTGEVIAPPGMTETAQRGGHIPGAVNIPWAQAVNEDGTFKSVDELRALYTSKGVTPDKEVIAYCRIGERSSHTWFVLRHLLGYPHVRNYDGSWTEWGNLVGAPIEREQPASQTLADPPCPA; from the coding sequence ATGTCTGCAGGTATCACCCATCCAGATGTGCTGGTCAGCACCGACTGGGTGGCGCAGCATCTGGGTGACGAGAGCATTCGCCTCGTGGAAGTGGACGTCGACACCAGTGCCTACGATTCGGGACACATCCCGGGCGCCATCGGCTTCAACTGGCAGACCCAGCTGCAGCATCGCGTACGTCGTGACATTATCACACGCGAGGAGTTTGAGCAGCTGCTGAGCGAGTCAGGTATCGGTAACGACCATACGGTCGTCCTATATGGGGACAACAACAACTGGTTCGCCGCGTATGCCTTCTGGCTGTTCAGTATCTACGGACACGAGAAGCTCTATCTGATGGATGGGGGACGCAAGAAGTGGGTGGCGGAGGGACGCCCGCTAACCACTGAAGTGCCCCACTATCCCCGTACCCAGTATCACGCGAAGGAGCCGAACGTGGCTCTCCGAGCATATAGCGCACAGGTCATGCAGGCAATCAACAACCCGCAGGTAGCCTTAGTCGACGTGCGCTCACCGCAGGAGTTCACCGGGGAGGTTATCGCACCACCTGGCATGACCGAGACGGCACAACGCGGCGGTCACATTCCGGGCGCCGTGAACATCCCATGGGCGCAGGCAGTTAACGAAGACGGCACCTTCAAGAGCGTCGATGAGCTGCGCGCGCTGTATACCAGCAAAGGCGTCACGCCCGACAAGGAAGTCATTGCCTACTGCCGTATCGGGGAGCGGTCATCGCACACGTGGTTTGTGTTACGACACCTGCTCGGCTATCCGCACGTGCGCAATTACGACGGCAGCTGGACGGAATGGGGCAACCTCGTCGGGGCACCCATTGAACGCGAACAGCCTGCGTCACAAACGCTGGCGGACCCACCGTGTCCGGCGTGA
- a CDS encoding sigma-70 family RNA polymerase sigma factor produces the protein MSKRYNDDEVQQLVIEYHRTGNLELRERLVEQFPNLVESIARRFINTGEPLEDLIQEGYVGLLNAIDLYKPDKGTKFSTYATHFIIGQIKHYLRDRGKMIKVPAWVQELHQKLTRIVDSLSQQLGRQPTSAEIGAVMNMDEKQVEYLLSTSELFRVSSLDAGESEEDDHIPGADLEKLEHPDSFTLQIATEERVVLEHAMERLKDIERQVLYAFFYEELSQTEIAQRLGISCNYVSHILRNSTKKLRKILVTEEIKDAQAQMMRMQQKMTATEEELLQPSIVDPITSCYNRRYFESRLDEEINRASRYGYMLGLVIIRVGGSQMFIRQYGLNLFEGIMARLAPRLRAKIRKADIPARIDVSDLAIILPYTGEQAEVVRQRLSEEALQMLREENLLDSGLWIESACNYTEGWEKVREFVHQTQCRLRAYWGKAHQEDLAA, from the coding sequence ATGTCCAAGAGATATAACGACGATGAGGTACAGCAGCTCGTCATCGAGTACCACCGGACAGGCAATCTCGAACTCCGTGAACGTCTTGTGGAGCAGTTTCCCAATCTGGTGGAAAGCATTGCCCGGCGGTTCATCAACACCGGTGAGCCCCTTGAAGACCTGATTCAAGAGGGTTACGTCGGTTTGCTCAACGCCATCGACCTGTACAAGCCCGATAAGGGCACGAAGTTTTCCACATATGCCACCCACTTCATCATCGGACAGATTAAGCACTATCTGCGTGACCGGGGCAAGATGATCAAGGTGCCCGCATGGGTTCAGGAACTGCATCAGAAACTCACCCGTATTGTGGACTCGCTGTCCCAACAGCTGGGCAGACAACCGACATCCGCTGAAATCGGCGCGGTCATGAATATGGACGAAAAACAGGTGGAATATCTGCTTTCCACCAGCGAACTGTTTCGGGTGAGCTCACTGGATGCGGGTGAAAGCGAGGAAGACGACCACATCCCCGGTGCGGACCTCGAAAAGCTGGAACACCCGGACAGCTTCACCCTTCAGATTGCCACCGAGGAGCGCGTGGTGCTGGAACACGCGATGGAGCGGCTGAAAGATATCGAACGGCAGGTGTTGTACGCTTTCTTCTATGAGGAGCTCTCGCAAACGGAAATCGCCCAGCGGCTGGGCATCTCCTGCAACTACGTGTCCCATATCCTGCGCAACTCCACCAAGAAACTGCGCAAGATACTGGTGACCGAGGAAATCAAAGACGCGCAGGCACAGATGATGCGGATGCAGCAGAAGATGACGGCTACCGAGGAGGAACTGCTGCAACCATCCATTGTCGACCCCATTACCAGCTGTTACAATCGCCGCTACTTCGAGAGCAGGCTGGACGAAGAGATAAACCGCGCCAGCCGATATGGCTATATGCTGGGGCTGGTTATCATCCGCGTTGGTGGTTCACAGATGTTCATCCGACAGTATGGATTGAACCTGTTTGAAGGCATCATGGCGCGTCTGGCACCGCGCCTGCGGGCGAAAATCCGCAAGGCAGACATCCCCGCACGAATCGACGTTTCAGACCTGGCAATCATCCTGCCCTACACCGGCGAGCAGGCGGAAGTCGTACGGCAACGATTGAGTGAAGAGGCTTTACAGATGCTCAGAGAAGAAAACCTGCTCGACTCCGGGTTGTGGATCGAGAGCGCATGTAACTATACGGAGGGTTGGGAGAAGGTCAGGGAGTTTGTGCATCAGACACAATGCAGGTTGCGAGCCTACTGGGGCAAAGCGCACCAGGAAGACCTCGCTGCCTGA